In Lotus japonicus ecotype B-129 chromosome 5, LjGifu_v1.2, one genomic interval encodes:
- the LOC130719190 gene encoding uncharacterized protein LOC130719190: protein MLSAPPVLLKPVQGLPLHLYFSVGDHAISSVILQEVDGEQKIFYFVSHTFQGVEMRYQKIEKAALAVLVTARRLRPYFQSFQVKVRTDLPLRQVLQKPDLSGRLVAWLVELSEYELQYDKRGRVGAQTLADFVVELTPEEGERVNTQWTLFVDGSSNDNGSGARVTLQGPRELVLEQSLRFQFKASNNQAEYEALIAGLKLAIEVQIDSLLVRTDSLLVANQVNGEFQVKEPALIKYLERIRSLMSRIKEIVVEYVPRTQNQRADALAKLASTRKPGNNRSVIQETLTNPSIEGELVASVDRQETWMNPIIDILAGEPSDVVKYSKAQRREAGHYTLLDGILFRRGFTSPLLRCLPPEKYEDVMTEVHEGVCASHIGGRSLAGKVLRAGFY, encoded by the coding sequence ATGTTGTCAGCACCACCTGTTCTCTTGAAGCCCGTCCAGGGTCTTCCCCTACACTTGTACTTCTCTGTGGGAGACCACGCGATCAGCTCGGTAATCCTTCAGGAGGTAGACGGGGAACAGAAAATATTTTACTTTGTGAGCCACACGTTTCAAGGGGTCGAAATGAGGTATCAGAAGATAGAAAAGGCGGCGCTCGCCGTCCTCGTCACTGCCAGACGCTTGCGACCCTACTTTCAAAGTTTTCAGGTAAAGGTGAGAACTGATCTTCCTTTGAGGCAGGTGTTGCAGAAACCAGATTTGTCAGGAAGGCTCGTCGCATGGTTAGTGGAGCTGTCAGAGTATGAATTGCAATATGATAAAAGGGGGAGAGTTGGGGCGCAGACCTTGGCAGATTTTGTGGTAGAGTTGACACCCGAGGAAGGAGAAAGAGTAAACACACAATGGACGTTGTTCGTCGATGGTTCGTCGAATGACAACGGAAGTGGAGCCAGAGTCACATTGCAGGGTCCAAGAGAACTGGTGTTGGAACAATCTCTCAGGTTCCAGTTCAAGGCTAGTAACAACCAGGCGGAGTATGAGGCTCTAATCGCAGGACTAAAGCTGGCGATCGAGGTGCAAATTGACAGTTTGTTGGTAAGAACAGACTCGTTATTAGTGGCAAATCAGGTCAATGGGGAGTTCCAGGTCAAAGAACCGGCTTTGATAAAGTATCTAGAGCGCATACGATCGCTTATGAGTCGAATAAAGGAAATTGTGGTCGAGTACGTGCCGAGGACACAAAATCAAAGGGCTGATGCCCTAGCTAAGTTGGCTAGCACCAGAAAACCCGGGAATAACCGAAGCGTGATTCAGGAAACACTCACCAACCCTAGCATAGAGGGAGAACTGGTGGCCTCAGTTGATCGCCAGGAAACTTGGATGAACCCCATCATTGATATCTTGGCGGGTGAGCCAAGCGATGTAGTGAAGTACTCAAAGGCTCAAAGGAGAGAAGCAGGGCACTACACGTTGCTCGATGGCATCCTTTTTCGGCGAGGATTCACTTCGCCCCTCTTAAGGTGCCTACCACCAGAAAAGTATGAGGATGTTATGACAGAGGTTCACGAAGGGGTTTGCGCAAGTCACATTGGGGGAAGGTCTCTAGCGGGTAAAGTCCTCAGGGCAGGTTTTTATTGA